From Microcystis aeruginosa NIES-2549, a single genomic window includes:
- a CDS encoding fatty acid desaturase yields MSQTLPKPTLEREFLPFTLQDVRLAIPARCFQSSVFRSLAYFFFDIGIITLLYWITYQINQAWFFPLFWFMQGTMFWALFVVGHDCGHGSFSRYRWLNNLIGHLSHTPILVPFHGWRISHRTHHANTGNIDTDESWYPVTETQYNNMAWYEKLARFQLILFVYPLYLFRRSPNKQGSHFMPESPLFRPSERWQVLTSTFCCTFMLGLLIGVGISQGFWFLFNYYIMPYIVFVVWLDLVTFLHHTEDDIPWYRGQDWYFLKGALSTIDRDYGIFNPIHHEIGTHVAHHIFITIPHYHLKEATEAIRPVLGDYYRVSKEPIFKSLWRSYRNCHFVSDQGSKIFYRKN; encoded by the coding sequence GTGTCCCAAACCCTACCTAAACCCACCCTAGAAAGGGAATTTTTGCCATTTACCCTACAGGATGTCCGTCTAGCTATCCCGGCACGTTGCTTCCAATCAAGCGTTTTTCGCTCTTTAGCCTACTTTTTTTTTGATATTGGCATTATTACCCTACTTTACTGGATAACTTACCAGATTAATCAAGCTTGGTTCTTCCCCCTTTTTTGGTTTATGCAGGGAACCATGTTTTGGGCCTTATTTGTTGTCGGTCACGATTGCGGTCACGGTTCCTTTTCCCGTTATCGTTGGTTAAATAACTTAATCGGTCATCTCAGTCATACTCCCATTCTCGTACCTTTCCACGGTTGGCGCATCAGTCATCGCACCCATCACGCTAATACCGGCAATATCGACACCGATGAAAGTTGGTATCCCGTCACGGAAACCCAGTATAACAATATGGCTTGGTACGAAAAATTAGCTCGTTTTCAGCTAATTTTATTTGTTTATCCCCTCTATCTTTTCCGTCGTTCCCCTAATAAACAGGGGTCCCATTTTATGCCCGAAAGCCCCCTCTTTCGCCCCTCGGAACGCTGGCAGGTACTGACTAGCACCTTTTGCTGTACCTTTATGTTAGGTCTATTAATCGGGGTGGGTATCAGCCAAGGCTTTTGGTTTCTGTTTAACTACTACATCATGCCCTATATCGTCTTTGTGGTTTGGTTGGACTTGGTGACATTCCTACACCACACCGAAGATGATATTCCCTGGTATCGCGGTCAAGATTGGTACTTTCTCAAAGGGGCGCTTTCTACCATCGATCGCGATTATGGCATCTTTAATCCCATCCATCACGAAATTGGTACTCACGTCGCCCATCACATTTTTATCACTATTCCCCACTATCATCTTAAAGAAGCAACCGAGGCTATCCGTCCCGTCTTAGGAGACTATTATCGCGT